In one Agelaius phoeniceus isolate bAgePho1 chromosome 21, bAgePho1.hap1, whole genome shotgun sequence genomic region, the following are encoded:
- the LOC129128822 gene encoding ectonucleoside triphosphate diphosphohydrolase 8-like, protein MSPRLLRAVGWGWAAVLALLTVVVFVLVLLPAKDAVLPTRIKHGLVFDAGSTHTSLYIYRWRADKENGTGIVSQVEACSVSGPGISSYADDPAGAGASLKPCLDRAMKIVPAEQQRETPTYLGATAGMRLLREENSSKAEQVLAEVSKAIGEYPVDFRGARILTGSEEGSFGWITVNYLLETLVKFSFAEKWEHPQDTEVLGALDLGGASTQITFQPGVPVEDSNTSVFFRLYGTNYSLYSHSYLCYGQSQALKMLLAALHQASSSTPIKHPCYPQGYQENITVAELYDSPCVHAPSSASPGLVLTVTGTGDPAACDTAVRRLFNFSCGAQGPCGFNGVYQPPMRGQFFAFSGFYHILHFLNLTGGQPLSLVNATIRQICNSSWKQVQELFPTASRTQLRDACTASSYILTLLLQGYKFNITTWPSIHFIQQVANTDVGWTLGYMLNLTNLIPSEPPTAGTELPRSIWIAATLLLAIMLILIFCLLTATCCHRNSSGYEQL, encoded by the exons ATGTCGCCGCGCCTGCTCAGGGCggtgggctggggctgggcggccgtgctggcactgctgaccGTGGTCGTCTTcgtcctggtgctgctcccgGCAAAGGATGCTGTCCTTCCTACCAGAATCAAA cacgGCCTGGTGTTTGATGCTGGCTCCACACACACGTCCCTCTACATCTACCGGTGGCGCGCGGACAAGGAGAACGGCACGGGCATCGTGTCCCAGGTGGAGGCCTGCTCTGTGTCTG GACCTGGCATCTCCAGCTACGCAGACGATCCCGCAGGGGCTGGCGCCAGCCTGAAGCCTTGCCTGGACAGGGCCATGAAGATCGTCCCGGCCGAGCAGCAGCGGGAGACCCCCACGTACCTGGGGGCCACGGCCGGCATGCGGCTGCTGAG ggaggagaaCAGCAGCAAGGCCGAGCAGGTCTTGGCCGAGGTGTCCAAGGCCATTGGGGAGTACCCTGTGGATTTCCGTGGAGCTCGGATCCTGACGGGGAGTGAGGAGGGCTCCTTTGGCTGGATCACTGTCAACTACCTGCTGGAGACACTGGTCAAG TTCTCGTTTGCAGAGAAATGGGAACATCCCCAGGACACCGAGGTTCTGGGAGCTCTGGACCTCGGCGGTGCCTCGACGCAGATCACCTTCCAGCCCGGGGTCCCCGTGGAGGACAGCAACACGTCCGTGTTCTTCCGGCTCTACGGCACCAACTACTCCCTGTACAGCCACAGCTACCTGTGCTacgggcagagccaggccctgaagatgctgctggcagctctgcaccaG GCCAGCTCGAGTACCCCGATCAAGCACCCCTGCTACCCCCAGGGGTACCAGGAGAACATCACCGTGGCAGAGCTCTACGACAGCCCCTGTGTGCATGCGCCaagctcagccagccctggccttgTCCTCACGGTGACGGGGACAGGGGATCCAGCCGCGTGTGACACAGCCGTGCGGAGACTCTTCAACTTCAGCTGCGGGGCGCAGGGGCCGTGCGGGTTCAATGGGGTCTATCAGCCCCCCATGCGGGGACAGTTCTTC GCCTTCTCAGGGTTTTATCACATCCTTCACTTTCTGAACCTGACAGGAGGGCAGCCCCTGAGCTTGGTCAATGCCACCATCAGGCAGATATGCAACAGCAGCTGGAAACAG GTGCAGGAGTTGTTCCCCACGGCGAGCAGGACCCAGCTCCGTGACGCCTGCACAGCCAGCTCCTACATCCTCACCCTCCTCCTGCAAGGCTACAAATTCAACATCACAACATGGCCCAGCATCCACTTCATCCAGCAG GTTGCTAACACAGATGTGGGCTGGACTCTGGGCTACATGCTCAATCTCACCAACCTGATCCCCTCAGAGCCTCccacagcaggcacagagctccCAAGAAGCATCTGGATAGCAGCCACACTTCTGCTGGCCATCATGCTCATCCTCATCTTCTGCCTGCTCACAGCCACGTGCTGCCACAGAAACTCCTCGGGCTATGAGCAGCTGTAG